The following are encoded in a window of Cyprinus carpio isolate SPL01 chromosome B18, ASM1834038v1, whole genome shotgun sequence genomic DNA:
- the LOC109086864 gene encoding 1-aminocyclopropane-1-carboxylate oxidase-like, with translation MEIPVVDFNVYELGKTNVSDDNLKKLSDELRKAFTEVGFVYLKNTGINQDEVEKVMGVSKKFFFLPENIKKPFSRGNFSCDVNHGWVSLEKESLNPRRPGDLKEAFNTTSLRADIVNIYFFPSIYLSLYL, from the exons ATGGAGATACCTGTCGTGGATTTCAATGTCTACGAACTGGGAAAGACCAATGTGTCAGATGATAACTTGAAAAAGTTAAGTGACGAACTAAGAAAGGCCTTTACCGAGGTGggatttgtttatctgaaaaacacgGGCATAAATCAGGACGAGG TGGAAAAAGTCATGGGTGTTTCAAAGAAGTTCTTCTTTTTGCCAGAAAACATAAAGAAGCCTTTCAGCAGGGGCAATTTCTCATGCGATGTAAACCACGGCTGGGTTTCGCTGGAGAAGGAAAG TTTAAATCCTCGACGTCCCGGTGATCTGAAGGAGGCGTTCAATACAACATCTTTGCGCGCGGATATCGTAAATATCTATTTCTtcccatctatctatctctctctctaccta